A stretch of DNA from Spirosoma endbachense:
TCAGGCCTTACCACTCGATGCACAATTCTTCGTGAATCTGGTTGACTTTAATGGCGGATATACACGCTATCTGTTCAATCTATCGCACTACGCCCCCCGGTTTTTCGGCCCAGAGGATACCTTTGTTAACTGGGGCGTTGTGCTGGTGTTTGCCGCCATCGGTTCAGTGGTATGGTCGTTTCGGAACGATTCTAAAACCGACTACGACCAGTTGTATTACTGGCTTCGGGTTGTACTGCGCTATCGGCTGGCGCTGGGCGTGATTGCCTACGGATTCATCAAATTGTTCCCGTTGCAGGCGCCACTGCCGTCTATCAGCAACCTCAACACCGCTTATGGCGACCATACGGCCTGGAAGTTATTTTCGCTGTCGCTGGGGATCGTGCCCAATTACGAATCCTTTCTGGGGGCGGTCGAATTGGTAGGTGGCCTATTGTTGCTGCACCGCAAAACGGCCACGATTGGTACGTTGATTCTGCTGCCGTTTCTGGGGAATGTGTTCTTCTCGAATCTGGCTTATGAAGGGGGCGAATATGTCTATAGCGGACTACTCATCACGTTTGCGCTGGTTCTGTTTGCCTTCGATGCGATCCGTTTATTCCGGTTATTATCGCTGGAGTTGCCTGCGTCTCCCAATCGTTTTTATTTAGTTCTGAACGAGCAATGGCAGCGGTATGGACGACTCGCTCTCAAGTCGGTATTTATCCTGTTTACGGTCCTGCTTTATGGATTTACGACCTATTCAACCTACCGAAATGGCTCCGTTCGGTTTCCGAAAACACCGGGTTTGCCGGGTGCTGCCGGACTTTATAATGTACGTGAGTTTCGGGTAGGTGGCAAAACATTGCCTTATGCCAAAAACGACCCCGTTCGGTGGCAGAATGTGGTGTTCGAGACCTGGAATACGATCAGTATCAAATCGAACCGACCCGTCAGTATCGTCAATACGGTTACGGAAAAGCTGCCAGCTACCGACCGCACCGGCGGATCGACCGAAGAGGATTATGAATTTGCCGGATCGCAGGGGAGGCATTATTACCGCTATACCGTAGACCCGGCCCGAAACCTGTTGACTCTTAAAAACAGCAATCCTAACTACGCTGCCGAAACGCTGCAACTAACG
This window harbors:
- a CDS encoding DoxX family protein; the encoded protein is MGYSETISAPSPTSQPFTVPADGHWTVVEKTIFRFVFLYFLIQALPLDAQFFVNLVDFNGGYTRYLFNLSHYAPRFFGPEDTFVNWGVVLVFAAIGSVVWSFRNDSKTDYDQLYYWLRVVLRYRLALGVIAYGFIKLFPLQAPLPSISNLNTAYGDHTAWKLFSLSLGIVPNYESFLGAVELVGGLLLLHRKTATIGTLILLPFLGNVFFSNLAYEGGEYVYSGLLITFALVLFAFDAIRLFRLLSLELPASPNRFYLVLNEQWQRYGRLALKSVFILFTVLLYGFTTYSTYRNGSVRFPKTPGLPGAAGLYNVREFRVGGKTLPYAKNDPVRWQNVVFETWNTISIKSNRPVSIVNTVTEKLPATDRTGGSTEEDYEFAGSQGRHYYRYTVDPARNLLTLKNSNPNYAAETLQLTYTKAGNGQIILAGLDEKRDSVYAVLDKINKKYLIDEAAKAGRRGSLKL